cacattATGCATGCTCTTTggattgttttatatattttgttctcGCGTCTTATGATTTCTCATTCACTTGGGATATTGAATTTGTTCCCTGATCCACCAACCCGTGCCCAACCAAACAAATACAATTaatgaaacattttcattaATGTATCTATGGCTTAATATTTCTTCTTGAGAAATTTCTAATTTTCCTGTTACAAGACTAGGTTGCCAATAAATTTTGTGCGTCCTACATTTTCCACTAATCCGAAACTGATTTGTTCGAGTTGTTTCTGTGACCATATACTTTGCAGGTATTAGGTACATGGGGTAGCCAGCTTAAACCTACCTTTTCTTATGCGGAAGATAGACGATATTATTCAGATCGTTGCCACCGCTGGTTATTGCTTCTTCCAGCTAAACAACAGAATCGTTTGATGAACCTACAGGTGGATgcaacttatattttatttattggacaaaagaaaaaaaaaatctgtaattGGTCTTTCTAATATAAAGGATATTTGCTTTTGGAAGACTTCATTTTCTATCAGGTACTTTAATATGGTTGAAACTTTGAAGATGTAGTGTCAGTTATCCTTAATATATGGCTGAACTTCTTTCTTGGTTCTTTCTGGCTTTATTTTGGTACTTTTAAGTGGAAGGATTGTCTCTGTGGTCGAGATTTTCACAAGTTTAGATGATAGGGTTCATCTTCATCTGTTGACACTTTATTCCCAAAGCATCTTGAAAATTTAGATGGGATGTTTTCATAAATctcttatgttttcttttccagAACGTATGCCATTTTCACCCCTCCAGTGCCCTACTTCTTGGACTGGTAGGATGGTGATGTTTCAACACTATCCTTCTTTAAACCTAAGAGAGATGCTACTTTTCGCCTTGAGTTTTCACCTTTCATCTgggttttttttcatttaagtgGTTGACTTATAAACCACTTAAAATGTGCTATATCACCTACAGAGATAATGATAAAATCTATGCAACTACTTTTTCCTCCTCAGTTTGTTATTTCGTTACCACGCACTGCTAAATGTTAAATCACCCTCCAATGGTGTGGCGCGTGAGCACAATTATCTCTCAATCTGTTcaataaatagttttttgtcTCTGGACTGtccttttttcttccttatcTGATGAGCCTTGAGGCTTTTTGGATTCGAGGTTATTCCCTATCCAGCATCTGACCCACCCATTTTAATTAAAGCAGTCCTTATCATCCATCTGACGGTGGACTGTGCTTTTCGGTGGTCGTTAAGTTCTGTTGGTTGAAGAGATTTTAGTTTGCAACCACACTTTGGCAAAGTTGGAAGTGATTTTGATGTTATGATCAATCTTTGTCTCCAATGGGCCTTACTGTAAATGTTATTTCAATTTCTTCCACTTGATCTTTGTACACGGGGCATAGGTCCACCACAGTTTATTTCTAGCTACTTTTTCAGCACCCTTGTGCCCCAATCCATGGTTTTCAATTTCAGTACCCTTGTACACGGGGCATAGGTCCACCACATTTTGAGCACGTACAATATTATTGGATTTCGAGGCATATACAAGGTGTTATCATTCTTTTATTGCCTAAATATATAAAGCCAGAGAAACAGCAACCAGTTTTTTCAGTACCTTGTGCTCCAATCCATGGTTTTCGGCGCCTTATGTTCCATCGATCAATGCAGTGTGTAAGCTGCATTAATGTTTGCAACAATGATTTTTGGAAGGaacaagatcttaaaaaaatagaattaatgcTCGGGCATGCATATATTATTCTGACGATTGGCGAGTTTGCAGCACTTGGGGATGGCGATGGTAACCTCAGGCTTGATTCCTCAGCTTTTGGCAGTGTCGGGAAGCATGACAGCACGTATACAACTTGAGTTTTGGCCTATTCGCTTCACCTTGAGGCAGCAACTGTCAGTGACAGCTGCTCTGACAGCTTGCTCTCTCGTCTTCTGCCGCTCGCTGTCGCACAAAGAACAAGCTTGAATGCCTCATTGTCTGGACTAGATTTCCCACATGCGCTTGCCCCATCAACCCTTCAAACCCAGCTAGGCTAACGATCACAACCAATCCCAGAAGGCATTTATAATCTTGATCATTAATGTTTGAGTTTCCATTCCTGTATCTCAGATTGCAGAAACCCTTTCCCTCGAGACAGGTTTTATACTGCAACTGGACCAAAAAAACAGTGTTCCTTCCATTACCCACTTAAGTCCTAATGGAGCTTGCACTAAAACAAAGATATTGCACCAAATCCCTCAAAATCTACTCTGGTGATCTGTGCATCATCTAGTTGATCCTTTTTGGATGCAGCCAGCCATTAGTGATAGTGGATTACATTATAATTCAGCCACCTCAGCGTATcctataaaagttaaaactccATTACCGACCATCACGAACATAGAGGCCTGATTTGAGATGATACAGTACCAGTCCATAACAAATTTCTAGAGGACTGATTTGGCTTCAGAATATCTCCCCATAATTAGAGGTTACAAAATTATGTCATAAGTGAGAATCATTaatcatcttattatataaatagGTTTTATAACCATCATGAGAATTTTAGGGATATTTTTGTCCATTAAACTAGGGGTGTTACCTGCCCATAGTGGGTAGGCAAGCTGGGGCCTCACCACCCGGCGAGTTGTCTCGGCCCCCAGCTCCTTCTTGCTTGGGCAAGTGCCCCGCCGGGATGTTGGAGGGCAGATTGGCCCATGTGCATCCGTCAACCCATGGGCCTCAATGGGTACATCGGGCTTAGAAATTGTTTCTAGGTTATTTTTTAACTCGGAATATGTTTTTTAAGCCAATTTTGATCCAAAACCTATTTTCACTTCAATTTTGGcctaaaacatatttttgcttcaattgaaattaaatgtataaaatataaaattaaatgttaactctaaatataaataaacctAATAAAGTTGCTAACTAGTAATTCTAACCTATTAACagtataaattattacatattaatctaaaattattacaaattaatctaaaaatattactaattgtaaaatatgaataacaattgaaatacatctaaaaaaaagaaataaaggtaaCAACACGTATCAACTAGCAAGCATTTGCCAACTCTAACATCATAAGACctaaaaaaaagcaaaaaaaaaaaaaaatgatgtctaaaaaatgaataatatgatgtctcaaaaagaaaaagaacatcaattaagaaaaaataacaacacatgtgcaaactacaaaaaattaattaaaaagtagtTAACAAACCAATGGTGTATCAAAGTCAAATCACGACCGATGTAGATTGAGATGAAGCCTCTTTTCTTGAAGCTGCTCCTACAacaattgaatttgaaattaagtttgtcaaataaattaaacacaatctattataagcaaaatcaaattaatgaattaaGAGTGATTACCGCTTCTAAGGTGATCAACATCCTCCTCCTCATAGCTCTCTACAAACTCTACCACCTCCAGAACCTGAATTGGTTTCCCTTTGATCTAATTTTGAGAAAGTCTCCATATTGCTAGGAGACAATGAATtttgaaatgaatctaatatgcGCCCTTGATGCTAAATCTGAACTCTGAGGCTACGGTAGAAATAAGGATGACCAAAATACTGCGAGCTAACTCTCCAAGGACTACTTGATAGAATTTACCTTCCGACTTCCACCAAGCTAAGATATCAAATTCATTTACATATGGGTGTAATTCCACTGACAAGTATCTTTCTAAGTTTGATTGCCTGTCTAAATTCTTCCGAAATTTGTGGGTATCGTCAAATCTCATATCCCACTTACGCTTTTTTATCCTATCAGCTTCGAGAGGAGGCATAGTGGTGGATGGTGGAACCTCTAAATTAAGCCCCCTAAATGTGATGAATTCATCATTCAACATATTACGAGTGTCCTTAACACTTAGCACAAGTTGATCCACTCATCCTTTCTTGCTAGTGCTTTCCAACCCATAAACAATTCCATCAATTTTATACCGTGGGTCAACAACAATAGCGATGTATAGCAAAACGTTGATCCTACTCAAATCTCCCGAATATTTCTCATTAGAGCTGAGTAAAAAttcgactccaactccgactccgttcTGGCTCCGCTCTGACTCCGAATTTGCCCTCTGACTCTGACACAGATaatgtacatattttataaatatattaatcatataaattttatataactacatcttatatagttagttaaactcaatactATAGTAacatgagctaattattataaaataatagtttagtatatgtaaacatcatactattacaatattactaccatgtaatactaatttactaatgtataaatataataacaagtaatactaatggataaacattaatatataaatttataataacatgtaatactaatatataataactaaagtataataagatgtaatagtaatgtataataactaaagtataataacatgtaatattaatgtataataactaaagtacaATAACATATAacaataatgtataataaccaATGGTCCAATATATAATGcaatgtaatactaatatataataactaatgtataataatatgtaaactAATGTATAATCACTAGTACAATTAcattaaatatagaatatactaagtctagtatataattacgTTAGAAactaatatagtaatatgtaatACTTTAGTAGAACAACATGTAATTAAATACTATTTACAAGTCTATAATATTAATAGCCTATTAAATACTATAGAAATAACTTATAAGTTAgaaattagtataaaatattatattgagttaataacatgtaattagacactagttaaataataattgttaataataaatactaataattaaaattaagtgataaaagaattataaaaactataaataaaaaacttagggTTAAAACATAGATTAAAATCGATTTAGGATTTAGATTTGGCCTTTAgagtttagaaagaaaaaaatcctaACATCCTAGCCCAAAATGGCCAAAACATCAGCTCAGCCCGTAGTCCAcataaaacgacatcgtttttaTATGGTAAAAcgatacattttttatatggtaAAACAACGCTGTTTTACGTCATGACTTAAAGCCCTAAGGATTTCAAATTCTCCCTCCTTTCCCGAAACCTTTCATTTCTTCTGCAATTATTCTTCAGTTTTAACCCTAGGCACAACTTCCCCTCacatgtaatattaatgtataataactaaagtacaATAGCATataatagtaatgtataataaccaATGGTCCAATATATAATGcaatgtaatactaatatataataactaatgtataataatatgtaaactAATGTATAATCACTAGTACAATTAcattaaatatagaatatactaagtctagtatataattacgttagaaactaatataataatatgtaatactttaATAGAACAACATGTGATTAAATACTATTTACAAGTCTATAATATTAATAGCCTATTAAATACTATAGAAATAACTTATAAGTTAgaaattagtataaaatattatatttagttaataacatgtaattagacactagttaaataataattgttaataataaatactaacaattaaaattaagtgataaaagaattataaaaactataaataaaaattaggcaCAACTCTCTCACACGCCGGCATGACCTCTCTCTGAGAGTCCCATCGCACAACTTCTCTCTCTTCTGGTAAGCccctatctctctcttctctctttgtCGTCTATATCTTTTCTCCCGTGACCCTGTCATGttctatctctctatctctcttttcttttgatttttaattttctcataaaattttACAGGGTCTCAAGGCTAACGAAGGCTATGAAGCTGCAATAACTAAAGAAGGGTCAAAAATTTCGTGGAGTGCCATCATGGTATCAAGGTGAggttttttgaaatattatgaatcTGTCATATGTGTACTGATTTGATTTCAACGTgcaaatgaaaagagaaattaatcTATTTTGTGATACTTTGTGAATCTGTGTAGATGGCTAGATGCCTacctgttttaattaaaattaattataatatgtgaATCTGTGTAGTGGAGATTTTTTGTGTATTAATTATAATCTGTCTagctattttaattaaaattaatcttagtatggttttgatatgatctatGTCGCCTCTCCTTGAAAATGTTACAATGTATTTATGATTTGTGTTTATACAATAATTAACAGCTTCAATTTGACAGTTAATGCGTTACTTTTCTAGAAAACGTGAATCTCTTTGTGTATTTATTATCTGTGTTAATTTTACAATGTGTTTATGATCTGTGTTTGTGAATCTATATGCAGCAACTTTGTGAATCTCTTTGTTTGTGAGTATTcttaaattagtttttgttatttgcaatatttcttattattcaatgattaatgatttattattaattgatagaatatattattttatattttatatggtcaatgataataaattagatgaaaattacatctttgcagtgaattttcgttagatttgaCGCTGCTGGTAGACAGAAGAGGGGAAAGTTCGAGGATCCACTTTGATACAATTTTTTAGTTTCAGAAGCATATTATAAATTGAATGAAAGTTCAAGGGAGGAAAGTGTAATTAACCTTTATTTATATGATAcaagacttttattttttgttagttatcgtttatttttgtttattagtttatttttatttttataaatgaggaGGCTCATATGTTATACTTATCTTAATCAATCCTACTTACCGAGCCGTGTACATACATTCCacttataaaattcttattttacagATATTAAGCCGTAGACTTTCCATCCACTtgtaaaaatttcttattttataaatattaaagagGAGCATGCCAAAAACAAGGCTTAGAGAACACATGGGATGGTTAGAATTATGAGAGCGATGAAATTAATCTCGTCTATggaataattcaaattttcatgaATGAATAGTTTGACTTGGTTTCATGTTAAGaactcaatttatatatatgaaggttttcatgtcattttctcttattattattattattatttaagttacCATTGTAACATCAATAGAATCATctccaatatttaaaaaatttggggCTTgacaatctcatcctccattgcaaataataataaaaaaagaacttagGGTTTCGAGTTCGAGATACTTACAACTATAGGGTGAGATGGAGAGAAAAAGGGTTTTGACGATGGCGACGACATGGGTTGCGACGACGAGGACACTAACGTTTGGTTGCGATGACATTGACTGAGAGAGAggccaaagagagagagagtcaagacGCGCCGGGGGGAGGGGGGCGAGGGAGGGATTAGGTTTCATTACACTCTTGTAATGAAATAATCTCGTTTTGAAAATAtccaaactatttcattacaaaactcattttttaaatatatatatatatataaatatatatatatatatatattaggtagGATGGGATGGACGGGTGAAAACTTGGACGAGTCAAGACCCAGCTTGGCATCTCCTTAAGGCGGGCATCCGTCCGTGTACTCGCCATGTGCGGGCAGATAACCCCACCACCCCAGGCGAAGGCCGGGTAGGCTGGGTGCAATTACTCGGCCCCTGACCTACATTAAACTCATAGTTCTAATAAGATAATTTAGGCTAGTATAAACTCaacttgaataaaatatatggaGTGGGTGGAATATACATGCCAcatactccatatatatatatatatatatatatgtatattgatgTTAATTATGTGCCTGACCTCGTGTTGTATGTCCACTAAGTTCCCAGACCACCTTATAACAATGACAGCTTGAGACAGTAAACCCACACACGTTCCACTGATCTGTATTGTTCACAAGCAAATAGTGAAATTCGGTCATCACCTTGATTAAGGAGTTGGCTAATTAAGCGATAGAATTATCAGATTTTGAAAGTACATTAACGTAAACAAAGATGTTTGTAAGCAATAATTTCTTGATCCACAATCTCCATCCCtcaaataaaagataatgaGTGCAAGCTTATAGCCGTCAATCACACTCTAAATTGGAATAGCAATACAGAACATAGTGTAGAAAAAGATAATCAATTTAAGTTAAAAGAGAGTTAGGAAACCCTGAAGTTCTATACAATTTAGCGAGAATAACATGAAATTAACCACATGTGCCGGCCAACCAAAAAAACAGTTACTATATAAAGGGCTTAGGAAcgaacaatttaaaaatataaaacctcGCCATTGCCGACGATCGAACCCCGGTCACCTGCGTGGCAGGCGGGAATACTTACCACTAAACTACGACGACTTTGAGAGTAGGAACGAACTACTTTTTCTTTACTGTTTTGAGTAACACTTGAACTCGTTTTGGGCTAGATGTTCTTGTAGGCCTCGAAAGATGGGCTGCAATTGGCCCAAGAAAATTAGAATAATCCCCTTCTAACTTTGATCTAAGGCTTTTTATTatggtatattataatatgagaAATCTGGAAAATCTAGCAGATGCTGCTGCATGGGCTCCCTCTATCTGGTTTAGAATTCCAATACGTGATATTTCCAAGAAATAGATTAAAGAAAACATTAAATTGTCACACAGAAAGTTAGAAACGACTAGAGAATATGGATCATTTGATCAAAGCTTGCATCATTATGCAGTGTCATTAATATTCTTTATATTAGTAGttgtaactatatatacctacaGATCATAACCAATAAAATGGATCACTATGATTAAGATTTactacacaaatatatataaatatatttatatatatttgtgagaGATTATTTGAGACGAGAATAATTATTTGGAGCAAAatcagactcattttaataaaaaataatcgttttcataagaaataactgaccataaataaacagtttttttatagtgattctAAATAAACAGATGCTTCTAAATATTGATCTCTCATGTACAATTTCCGGCTGCCATGCATCGATCTCTGGTTAGTATGACCATTTCCGATCGAGAGATGCATCCTGCGCAGTTTCATTTTGCAGACACAAAAAAACTGGAAGATGGAAAGATATATAACCCCCGGCCAAAGATATAACAGATCATTATATATGGAATTAATCGATCGATCGATGAAATATTCTCATGACCAGTATCTGAAAAGATGAATTAAGTTCATGCAGATTAAGTAGATGGAGCCTCATTTCACGTGCGGACTAAGCTTCTTCTGGCTCAATTATTATatccatattaattaattaatgttcaaGATTTACGGCCTTAAATATTAACAGTACCACtcaatttcatatatatctatttctgATCGAAAACTTAAAAGAAGGTAATTGAACATGATCAAGATCTAGAAATCGGCGATCATTAATATTGACGGCAAGCTTTATTTAGGAGGACTTCgatatatatttggattttcAGTACTTGCGGTCGTAGTTTAACAAGTAATAAAGGAAATATCTaggaaaaatataaagagagaATTAATTCAGGAacaaagaaccaaaaaaaaaaattgttactctttaataatattgtttatatgtTCGTACGTATATAGGATATGTAGATTAGGGgctaaaaattcatataaactcAGAAAAGAAAAACGCTCAAAAAGTGTTCCTTTTCCCTTGGATTTATTAATTAGAAGGGTTATCATCACGTTTATTTTGCATAATTCTATAAAACATACTTATCTATGATTCATAATTCAAATTGTACATgatcatgtttatatatatatatatatatatatgctttaagGTACCTAATTCAATCATATATAAAGCATGCATGGTTTAAGATCATGAACTGGATAAGATGAACTTTTCCCTTTTTGTACTCAAAGGTCGCATGAACTTATCATATTGTATAGCTGAAGTTACGTACTAGTTAAAATTGAATTAGGTACCTTAGTTTATTGAATTCTTGATTTCTTGTGATTCAAATGATCATCTCTGCAAGTAATCGTTAGTACCCGAAATTGACCTTGCTATTCGTCGTTGATTTCTTCGATCGCCGCCTTTTGAGAAACAAGATTTTACGCGTTTAAATGTAATTGAAGTTCCCTTTAGTTCTTGAATTGTAATTTctatacacatgatatatagGGAATTTATAATTAATGACTTTAGTTGGGGATCATATGTAGCTGATCCGATCCCCGTACCCCATGCTAGCAGACCTAACTAGCCCCACGTTGGCTTTATTGCATTCACCTATCATTCTTACCAAATTCTCTCAAGTCACACCTACAATTCTCACATACGTTAAGTACTGTATAATGCATGATGTCTCATTGTCCATGACCAGTAAATATTGGACCATTTTTATGCCAAGGCATACAAGTTAGAATTGTCTGAGTTTTTCAATTGTTGACAATTAACTTGGTCTAATATGAACAAGTACGGGCGTCATATCCAAGAAAGCACAAACGAGATCAAGTTGAAGAATGTTTATGATCTGGTGACTTTTTCAAGGTCGTGATCCCTTACACGTACTACGCattatattgttggaatttgGAATCATGAGCCTATAAATACCTTACAATTCTTGTTAAAATGATATCAAGATCGCAAAATCCTAATTTCAAAGGCTcttaagatctctctctctctctctctctctctctgtgactCTCTCTCGCTCGAGCTCTCTGATATCTGTACCTTATTCTCCATGGAAACAACAAATTTAGCCCTGCAGCCTTCAACTTTTGGAAAACTGATCACCGTTCTCAGCATTGATGGTGGTGGAATTAGAGGAGTTATCCCAGGAACTATCCTTAGCTTTTTAGAATCTGAGCTGCAGGTCGACTATATTACTCTAgcaaaatgcatgcatgttaatATGAAGAGCATATTCCACGTTCAGAATATCACgcattccatttttatttttagtcgaTTGAATGATGCTGATCCATacaccatatattaattatatatgcatgcacacGCATGCATTAACACCCACACATTAATTAGTATAGAaacacaaaaacatatatacattatttagattatatcttaatttgtttggttATGGTGCAGAAACTGGACGGTGAAGATGCAAGAATCGCAGATTACTTTGATGTGATTGCAGGAACAAGCACAGGCGGTCTTGTGACTGCCATGCTGACAAGCCCAAATGAAAAGAACCGACCCTTGTTTGCCGCCAAGGATATCAAGGACTTCTACCTAAACCAATGCCCTAAAATATTCCCACAAAACAGGtgaactctatttatttatttttattgtatttaattgaTCCACAACTCGTTTTACAGTCATTAACATGAACTCGATCATGATATATTTGAATTCCAGTTGTTCATGGTTCCCTCATATTACAAAGATAATGAAAGCTTTATCCGGACCAAAATACGATGGCAAGTATCTACACAGCCTTGTCAAGGAAAAACTTGGAAGCACAAGGTTGCACCAGACATTGACCAATATTGTCATCCCAACATTTGACATCAAGCGGCTCCAGCCAACTGTCTTCTCCAGCTACGAGGTACGTAGaactactatatatttaaaatcacgtACGTTTCCATATTTTCCATTCACGAGCGAAGTGAGGGATTACGATGTTCTTGATGACCATTAATGTGTTAGCTCTAGAAAGTTATAACCTTCAGTTCTAATTAAGCTCAGTTCTAATTATAACTTCCAATTTTAATCTGATTAATTTTCCATGCACCAGGTGAAGAGAAACCCAAGCTCAGATGCCTTACTCTCGGACATATGCATCGCAACCTCAGCAGCACCAACTTATCTTCCCGCTCATTACTTTCAAACCAAAGACCCCGCAGGAAAAGTTCGAGACTTTAACCTAGTAGACGGTGGCGTTGCTGCAAATAATccggtacgtacgtacatatatatcatatgatatCATATATTGGCCTACACATGCAAACAAATCTAAATTcccatttcctttttctttagaaaattaatttactaaatttgtgcattaaataatattctaggcTTTGCTTGCCATCGGTGAAGTAACAAAGGAGGTCACTAAAGGAAATACAGACTTCCTTCCCATGCAACCGATGGACTACGGAAAGTTTCTGGTAATATCATTAGGAACTGGATCTTCAAAAGTTGCGAAGAAACTTAATGCGCATGAGGCAGCTAAGTGGGGCATTTTGAGCTGGCTAACCAATGGTGGTTCCACACCTATTGTTGATATATTTACACAAGCAAGTGCGGATATGGTCGACTTGCACCTTTCTGTTGTTTTCAAAGCCCTTCAGTCAGAGAAAAGCTATCTACGGATTcaggtatatatttttattattattattcatggcCGCCAATATTTCTCCATAAACGTACGGATGCAGGCAAGCATGCCAAT
This genomic interval from Juglans regia cultivar Chandler chromosome 3, Walnut 2.0, whole genome shotgun sequence contains the following:
- the LOC108979180 gene encoding patatin-like protein 2 codes for the protein METTNLALQPSTFGKLITVLSIDGGGIRGVIPGTILSFLESELQKLDGEDARIADYFDVIAGTSTGGLVTAMLTSPNEKNRPLFAAKDIKDFYLNQCPKIFPQNSCSWFPHITKIMKALSGPKYDGKYLHSLVKEKLGSTRLHQTLTNIVIPTFDIKRLQPTVFSSYEVKRNPSSDALLSDICIATSAAPTYLPAHYFQTKDPAGKVRDFNLVDGGVAANNPALLAIGEVTKEVTKGNTDFLPMQPMDYGKFLVISLGTGSSKVAKKLNAHEAAKWGILSWLTNGGSTPIVDIFTQASADMVDLHLSVVFKALQSEKSYLRIQDDKLTGDISSVDIATKKNLDDLVKVGEELLKEPVSRVNLETGLFERSGHETNEEALRRFAKVLSQERQLRHTKSPNGHAANSK